The following proteins come from a genomic window of Malus sylvestris chromosome 4, drMalSylv7.2, whole genome shotgun sequence:
- the LOC126617869 gene encoding cytokinin riboside 5'-monophosphate phosphoribohydrolase LOG3-like, which produces MEIESEMQQQSRFRRICVFCGSSQGKKSSYQDAAIELGKELVSRNIDLVYGGGSIGLMGLVSQAVHDGGRHVIGVIPKTLMPRELTGETVGEVKAVAGMHQRKAEMAKHSDAFIALPGGYGTLEELLEVITWAQLGIHDKPVGLLNVDGYYNSLLSFIDKAVEEGFVSPSARHIIISAPTAKELVKKLEDYVPCHERVAPKLNWEIEQLGYTQEYDISR; this is translated from the exons ATGGAGATTGAGAGTGAAATGCAGCAGCAATCCAGGTTTAGGAGGATTTGTGTGTTTTGTGGGAGCAGCCAAGGGAAGAAGAGCAGTTACCAGGATGCTGCCATTGAGCTTGGCAAAGAACTG GTTTCAAGGAACATTGATCTGGTGTATGGAGGGGGCAGCATAGGACTGATGGGTTTGGTTTCACAAGCTGTTCATGATGGTGGTCGCCATGTCATTGG AGTTATTCCCAAGACGCTCATGCCTCGAGAG TTAACTGGTGAGACTGTGGGGGAAGTGAAGGCAGTTGCAGGCATGCATCAAAGAAAGGCAGAGATGGCTAAGCACTCGGATGCTTTTATTGCCTTGCCCG GTGGTTACGGAACTCTGGAAGAGTTACTCGAAGTCATAACATGGGCTCAGCTTGGAATTCATGACAAGCCA GTGGGATTGCTGAATGTCGATGGATACTACAACTCCTTGCTATCGTTCATCGACAAGGCTGTGGAAGAGGGATTTGTTAGCCCGAGCGCCCGCCACATAATTATATCGGCGCCAACAGCCAAGGAGCTGGTGAAGAAACTGGAG GATTACGTCCCATGTCATGAAAGAGTTGCTCCAAAGTTGAATTGGGAGATAGAGCAGCTTGGCTACACACAAGAATATGACATCTCTAGGTGA
- the LOC126617871 gene encoding BTB/POZ domain-containing protein At5g03250-like encodes MACMKLGAKSEAFHREGQTWLCTTGLPSDVVIQVGEMSFHLHKFPLLSKSGLLERLIEECSSEEGSSCALQLHGVPGGAKAFELVTKFCYGVKIELTAMNVVILRCAAEYLQMTEDYEQGNLIAQTEVFLTEVFSNWRDSIVAIETCEEVQQYAEELHIASRCIDSLAIKACADPKLFSWPILSGENDMKNPTASWNGITSDDAKPQPLADDWWYEDASLLSLPLYKRLIQAVELKGMRPESIAASLIFYVRKYLPLMNRQSSFHDTNYVNSGTTISNISEADQRALLEDIMGLLPHKKGVTSSKILLRLLRTAMILHASPSCRENLEKRVGAQLDQAVLIDLLIPNMGYSVETLYDIDCIQRILDHFMSVNQASLASSSPCIIEEGQLMTGTDPLTPITMVASLVDGYLAEVAPDVNLKLPKFQALAAVIPEYARPVDDGIYHAIDVFLKAHPWLTDAEREQLCRLMNCQKLSLEASTHAAQNERLPLRVIVQVLFFEQLRLRTSISGWFFVDNLENSQNPSGNLGLPAKNDVSGQVDAAQDQAVGFDHHDMRERVLELQKECSSMKKELQKLVKAKRSWSILPIRLGFRKKLEPCNPKESKPTDRIPVPTSCCNGQQTHENS; translated from the exons GCTTTGCACAACCGGGCTTCCGAGCGATGTTGTGATTCAAGTTGGGGAAATGTCTTTTCACCTCCACAAG TTTCCGTTGCTTTCTAAAAGTGGGCTACTAGAGAGGCTTATCGAAGAGTGTTCTAGTGAGGAAGGATCTTCTTGTGCCTTGCAACTTCATGGTGTGCCCGGGGGAGCTAAAGCATTTGAGCTTGTAACCAAATTCTGCTATGGCGTCAAAATAGAACTGACCGCTATGAACGTAGTCATCCTTAGATGTGCAGCAGAATACCTCCAAATGACTGAAGATTACGAACAAGGAAATCTCATTGCGCAAACGGAGGTTTTCCTTACTGAAGTCTTCAGCAATTGGAGAGACTCCATAGTAGCTATTGAAACATGTGAAGAAGTTCAACAATATGCTGAAGAGCTCCACATTGCTTCACGATGCATTGATTCCTTGGCTATCAAAGCTTGTGCAGATCCAAAGTTATTCAGTTGGCCTATATTATCAGGAGAAAATGACATGAAGAACCCAACAGCCTCATGGAATGGAATAACTTCTGATGACGCTAAGCCCCAACCTCTCGCTGATGattggtggtatgaagatgcATCCTTACTTAGCTTACCTCTCTATAAGCGATTGATTCAAGCCGTTGAATTGAAAGGAATGAGGCCTGAGAGTATTGCCGCTTCTCTCATATTCTATGTTAGAAAGTATCTCCCCTTGATGAATAGACAGTCGAGCTTTCATGACACAAATTATGTAAACTCAGGCACCACCATTTCTAACATTTCTGAGGCAGACCAGAGGGCTCTACTTGAAGATATCATGGGGTTACTTCCTCATAAGAAAGGAGTCACATCCTCCAAGATTCTCCTTAGGCTGCTACGAACGGCTATGATCTTACATGCAAGTCCGTCATGCAGAGAAAATTTGGAGAAAAGGGTAGGTGCCCAGTTGGACCAAGCTGTGCTCATAGATCTTCTCATACCAAATATGGGCTATTCTGTGGAGACTCTTTACGACATAGACTGCATTCAGAGGATTCTTGATCATTTCATGTCAGTAAACCAGGCTTCACTTGCATCATCTTCCCCATGCATAATCGAAGAGGGGCAACTAATGACTGGCACTGATCCACTGACACCTATTACTATGGTAGCCAGTCTGGTGGATGGATACCTTGCCGAGGTAGCACCAGATGTTAATTTGAAGTTACCAAAATTTCAGGCACTTGCTGCTGTCATCCCTGAATATGCCCGGCCGGTGGATGATGGCATATATCATGCAATCGATGTTTTCTTGAAG GCACATCCTTGGCTTACAGATGCTGAAAGGGAGCAACTCTGCAGACTCATGAACTGCCAGAAGCTTTCTCTGGAAGCCAGTACGCATGCAGCTCAGAACGAAAGATTACCTCTTCGAGTAATTGTTCAAGTCCTTTTCTTTGAACAGCTTCGACTCCGCACATCAATTTCTGGCTGGTTCTTTGTTGACAATCTTGAGAACTCACAAAATCCCAGCGGAAACCTTGGGCTCCCCGCCAAAAATGATGTGTCCGGTCAAGTGGACGCTGCACAAGACCAAGCTGTGGGTTTCGATCATCATGACATGAGGGAACGTGTTTTAGAGCTTCAAAAGGAGTGTTCAAGCATGAAGAAGGAGCTCCAGAAgctggtcaaggccaagagaaGTTGGAGCATCCTTCCCATAAGGTTAGGTTTTAGAAAAAAGTTGGAGCCTTGCAATCCGAAAGAATCGAAGCCCACTGATCGGATTCCGGTACCAACATCATGCTGCAATGGACAACAAACTCATGAAAACAGCTAG